One region of Syntrophorhabdus sp. genomic DNA includes:
- a CDS encoding radical SAM protein: MRSIAENAFDFFVQMHLTERCNLACTHCYQEGSPGKEMTLEEIGRGLADISDTVRSWSETYEIPFAPSFNVTGGEPFLRKDLPDILRGISRYGFASYLLTNGTLVDGAKARMLAELAVRGVQVSVEGPEELHERIRGKNSFSAAMRGIGHLLDAGITVTMNVTLSELNGDSFPDIVAIAAGAGVQRLGFSRLVPYGRGSALSGRMLGRERLRRLYEEILSLAVPGLEITTGDPLAAQLADGRGGMDPDAPALGGCAAGISGITVLPDGTFTPCRRIGIPIGNILKDGLREVWANSEVLAALRDRDSYSGKCRTCARWAGCRGCRAIAYACSLSRGGKDFLGEDPQCFLETAPGSRPQV, from the coding sequence ATGAGGTCCATCGCTGAGAACGCCTTCGATTTCTTTGTCCAGATGCACCTGACCGAGAGATGCAACCTGGCCTGTACCCACTGCTACCAGGAGGGAAGCCCGGGGAAGGAAATGACCCTCGAGGAGATCGGCAGGGGCCTCGCCGACATTTCCGATACCGTCCGAAGCTGGTCGGAGACGTACGAGATACCCTTCGCCCCGAGCTTCAACGTGACCGGCGGCGAACCCTTCCTTCGAAAAGACCTTCCCGATATATTGCGGGGTATATCCCGATATGGGTTTGCCTCCTATCTGCTCACCAACGGGACCCTTGTGGACGGGGCAAAGGCGCGGATGCTCGCCGAACTTGCCGTCCGGGGAGTGCAGGTGAGCGTGGAGGGGCCGGAGGAACTGCACGAAAGGATTCGCGGAAAAAATAGTTTTTCCGCCGCCATGCGGGGGATCGGTCACCTTCTCGATGCCGGTATAACGGTCACGATGAACGTGACCCTCTCCGAATTGAACGGGGATTCTTTTCCCGATATCGTGGCGATCGCCGCCGGCGCAGGCGTGCAGCGCCTCGGTTTCTCGAGGCTCGTGCCCTACGGGAGGGGTTCGGCCCTGTCGGGCAGGATGCTTGGCAGGGAAAGGTTGAGGAGGCTCTACGAAGAGATACTCTCACTTGCCGTCCCCGGCCTCGAGATCACAACGGGGGACCCCCTGGCGGCACAGCTCGCGGACGGCCGTGGCGGGATGGATCCCGACGCGCCTGCCCTGGGGGGATGCGCGGCGGGGATATCGGGGATCACAGTGCTTCCCGACGGGACGTTCACACCCTGCAGAAGGATAGGCATCCCCATCGGCAATATCCTGAAGGATGGTCTCAGGGAGGTGTGGGCGAATTCGGAGGTCCTCGCCGCCCTTCGTGACAGGGACTCTTACAGCGGGAAATGCCGCACCTGTGCCCGATGGGCGGGGTGCCGCGGGTGCCGGGCCATCGCATACGCCTGTTCCCTCTCCCGGGGCGGGAAGGACTTTCTGGGGGAGGACCCGCAGTGTTTCCTGGAAACAGCTCCAGGTTCCAGGCCTCAGGTTTGA
- a CDS encoding AI-2E family transporter — translation MITGNRFYDLVLIFIVAVLGYLTYRILDPFLSPIMWAVVFSLVFYPFYAFILRYVRYRAVASVLTLLAIFLIIIGPFSYFAYLLTLETVSLVNRLQGTESNLLQSFLGHPVVNTFVQKLLVILRMTEVEFYEAVTHGILNVAKASTGLIKTGFGNIVTGGINFIFIFLCTFFFLEDGPALIEKLESFMPFSQRQRSRLLQQTKDIVISTIYGGVVVAMSQAIIGGITFALLGIHSPMVWGLAMFVSSFIPVVGTFIVWGPIVIYLFFQAQYLKGVILILVGVLAISSVDNILRPLIIKGKMKMPTVAIFFAILGGIKFFGFIGFILGPLVLALFISVFEIFRYSEEEKYKTENNDQ, via the coding sequence AACAGGTTTTACGATCTCGTCCTCATCTTCATCGTCGCGGTGCTCGGGTACCTGACATACAGGATCCTCGACCCCTTTCTATCCCCCATCATGTGGGCTGTCGTCTTCTCTCTCGTCTTCTATCCTTTCTACGCCTTTATCCTGAGGTACGTGAGGTACAGGGCGGTCGCATCGGTGCTCACGCTCCTCGCCATCTTCCTTATCATCATCGGGCCTTTCTCCTATTTCGCCTATCTTCTGACCCTGGAGACGGTCTCTCTCGTGAACCGCCTCCAGGGAACCGAGAGCAACCTGCTCCAGAGCTTTCTCGGCCACCCGGTGGTCAACACCTTTGTCCAGAAACTCCTCGTTATCCTCCGCATGACGGAAGTGGAATTCTACGAAGCCGTCACCCACGGCATTCTCAACGTGGCCAAGGCATCCACGGGTCTCATAAAGACGGGTTTCGGCAATATCGTCACAGGCGGCATCAATTTCATTTTCATTTTCCTGTGCACCTTCTTCTTTCTCGAGGATGGTCCCGCCCTCATCGAAAAGCTGGAGAGCTTCATGCCCTTTTCCCAACGGCAGCGCTCGCGGCTCCTCCAGCAGACAAAGGACATCGTCATCTCCACCATCTATGGAGGTGTCGTCGTCGCCATGTCGCAGGCGATCATCGGCGGCATCACCTTTGCCCTTCTCGGCATCCACTCCCCCATGGTCTGGGGCCTTGCCATGTTCGTCTCGTCCTTCATTCCCGTGGTTGGCACCTTCATCGTCTGGGGCCCTATCGTCATCTATCTCTTCTTTCAGGCACAGTATCTGAAAGGTGTCATCCTCATTCTCGTCGGAGTTCTTGCGATAAGCTCCGTTGACAACATTCTGAGGCCGCTCATCATCAAGGGCAAGATGAAGATGCCCACGGTCGCCATATTCTTCGCCATCCTCGGGGGTATCAAGTTCTTCGGTTTCATAGGGTTCATCCTGGGCCCCCTCGTCCTCGCTCTCTTCATCTCCGTCTTCGAAATCTTCCGGTATTCCGAAGAGGAAAAATACAAGACGGAAAATAATGACCAATGA